The DNA window TAGCCCACGGTATTCAGCTGACCGTTGACTATTGGCTAAAAAGCTATTTCTTATAAATATTCTCTACAAAATATTGATATATCTTATCGGAGCTACCCAGGTTTGCTAGTACATACTCGGTGCACACCTTGGCTGCTTTGGCTCGTTTTTCTTCGTCAAAATACAAGTCATTCATTACTTGACTAAGCTCCTCAGTATTGTTAATTGAAAAAGCCCCCCTCAAGTTTACCATATCAATTGCTTCCTGATATTTGTCGTATTCTTTGCCAAAAAGCACTGGGGTATCAAATACCGCAGGCTCTAGAGTATTGTGCAATCCTTCGCCAAAAGCCCCTCCAATGTAGGCAAAATCAGCATATTGATACAGCCCGGCAAGCATGCCTATAGTATCCAGTATGAGTACATCGCTTTCACGAAGTGCTTGTTGTACGGCTTCGTCATCCAGTGGTTTATCCTGAAAGTGGGTATACCTGACACTTTTTTTATTAAGCGTATCCTGCAAACGTTCTATTTCCTGATCGTTGATTTCGTGTGGAGCAATAATGGTTTTGAGTGGAGCCCCAAAATCGTTTAGAAAGGGGATTAATACCACCAAATCGCGCCACCAACTGCTACCTACTACCAAAGTGAGTTGCGTATTCACAAAAGTTTCCACAACGGGGAATTGCTCTTGTTGATCGGCAATGGCTTTTACCCGGTCAAAACGAGTATCGCCGGCAATGCTTACACTTTGTACTTGAATGCTTTGGAGCAAATCTACTGATGCCTGGTTTTGCACAAAAATGTGGGTATAGTTGCGAAGTACTTTGCGAAAAAAACGCCCGTAAGATTTAAAGAAAAACTGTTGCTCTCTGAAAATAGACGAAAACAAGAGCATGGGTACATTGGTTTTTTGGGTCTCGTTTAAGAAGTGATACCAAAACTCATATTTGACAAAAAAGACTGCTTGGGGGCGTACAATGCTCAAAAATTTCTGAGCGTTGCGGCGGGTGTCCAGGGGCAGGTAAAACACATAGTCGGCTTGGTCATAATCGTGCCGTATTTCATAGCCTGAAGGTGAAAAAAAAGTAATGAGAATCTTGAGTTCAGGGTGGTTTGCCTTGATGTGTTCTATTACGGGGCGTCCTTGCTCAAACTCGCCCAATGATGAGGTGTGAAACCATATCACCGGATCAGTATTGCCCTGAAAAGCGGTATTTAATCGTGCAAAAAGGTTTTTTCTGCCTTCAAGCCAAAGCTTTGCCTTGGGGTTAAAAAAAGAAGCGACCCAAACGGCAAACGAGTAAAAACGTATCCCTAAATTGTATAAAAATAACATAAATTCGAAAAGTCCAACGTACCTAAGAGGTGAATTTGTGTATCAACTTGCAAATATGTCACTTAAGTTTGGGGTTTCAAATTTGGGTAGCTGTTTTGAGGTGCTCAAAAAGAGAAAGGTAAGGAAAAAGAAAGAGGAGGAATAAAATAAAAACATCGAATAAGCAAGCAACGCCACCTATCCGATGTTTGATATACTTGACCAAATGGTTAAACAGCCATTTCAGCTTTCCAGTTGGCAAGGCAAATTTCGCCGTTTACCTCAAAGTTGCGCAAAGCATCCAGCTCGCGTAGTACGCTTGGTATGTTACGGGCAATCGTGAAAAAGTTGTGTGACTCGTGCATGACCGTACCCTCTTTGTTGATGATGTAAGTACCACGCAAAGCAATGGGTGCGCCCACAAAAGTAGCGTTGCCTTCGTCGTCGAGATCGCCATAGCCAGCCAACACCCCAAAGTTAGAGGCAATGGTTTTGGCGGTATCGGCTATTATCGGGAAGGTAACCCCTTCAATTCCGTTTTTGTCACGAGGCGTATTTACCCAAGCCTGGTGCACTTCTTCGGTGTCGGTAGAGCAAGCCACTACTGCGGCCTCTTTTTCGGCAAAAGCAGACAGGCTTTCTTCCAAAGCCCACATTTCGGTAGGGCATACTCCCGAAAAATCTTTAGGATAAAAAAACAACACAACGTATTGTTTGCCAAGGTATTGCTCCAGTGAAAAATTTTGAACAATTTCACCGTTTACCAAGGCAGGGGCAGTAAATTTAGGGGCTTTTTGAAGTAATAATGACATAATTGTTTTTCAGTTTA is part of the Microscilla marina ATCC 23134 genome and encodes:
- a CDS encoding 3-deoxy-D-manno-octulosonic acid transferase, coding for MLFLYNLGIRFYSFAVWVASFFNPKAKLWLEGRKNLFARLNTAFQGNTDPVIWFHTSSLGEFEQGRPVIEHIKANHPELKILITFFSPSGYEIRHDYDQADYVFYLPLDTRRNAQKFLSIVRPQAVFFVKYEFWYHFLNETQKTNVPMLLFSSIFREQQFFFKSYGRFFRKVLRNYTHIFVQNQASVDLLQSIQVQSVSIAGDTRFDRVKAIADQQEQFPVVETFVNTQLTLVVGSSWWRDLVVLIPFLNDFGAPLKTIIAPHEINDQEIERLQDTLNKKSVRYTHFQDKPLDDEAVQQALRESDVLILDTIGMLAGLYQYADFAYIGGAFGEGLHNTLEPAVFDTPVLFGKEYDKYQEAIDMVNLRGAFSINNTEELSQVMNDLYFDEEKRAKAAKVCTEYVLANLGSSDKIYQYFVENIYKK
- a CDS encoding peroxiredoxin, which translates into the protein MSLLLQKAPKFTAPALVNGEIVQNFSLEQYLGKQYVVLFFYPKDFSGVCPTEMWALEESLSAFAEKEAAVVACSTDTEEVHQAWVNTPRDKNGIEGVTFPIIADTAKTIASNFGVLAGYGDLDDEGNATFVGAPIALRGTYIINKEGTVMHESHNFFTIARNIPSVLRELDALRNFEVNGEICLANWKAEMAV